In a single window of the Leptospira sanjuanensis genome:
- the thiH gene encoding 2-iminoacetate synthase ThiH, with the protein MYTDLFDRTSFEDAVEIVRSKTKNDVESALHKSSFGQSVPFEDYVSLISPAATAYLEAMAILSKQIKKERFGNTIQLYMPLYLSNECRSSCLYCGFSYENKIPRKTLSEEEIEREAQVLKSKGIRHLVVLTGEDYSKTNLEYIRNAVSILKKSFDSIAIEIYPLDREPYESLIGSGAEALVVYQETYDPIVYAENHYRGIKKNMRYRLEAPDRGGKAGFRRIGLGALLGLSDPLGELYKLGEHAKYLMKEYWRTSFQVSLPRMRPAAGNFQKIVPIGDKDFVRYLFAFRISFPDVGLVLSTRESQKLRDHLCELGITHMSVESKTEPGGYSDSGALKQFEIEDNRTIPELVTTLRARGLDPVFKDFDRALLE; encoded by the coding sequence ATGTACACGGATCTTTTTGACAGAACTTCGTTCGAGGACGCGGTTGAAATCGTTCGTTCCAAAACGAAAAACGACGTCGAAAGCGCGCTTCATAAATCTTCGTTCGGGCAATCTGTTCCATTCGAAGATTATGTTTCTCTAATTTCTCCCGCGGCAACCGCGTATTTGGAGGCGATGGCAATTCTTTCGAAACAAATCAAAAAAGAACGTTTTGGAAACACGATTCAGCTCTACATGCCCTTATACCTTTCCAACGAATGTCGCTCTTCCTGTCTTTATTGCGGATTCAGCTACGAAAACAAAATTCCGCGCAAAACGTTAAGCGAAGAGGAGATCGAACGGGAAGCGCAAGTTCTCAAGTCGAAGGGGATCCGTCATCTTGTCGTATTGACGGGAGAGGATTACAGCAAAACGAATTTGGAATACATCCGAAACGCGGTGTCGATTCTCAAAAAATCGTTCGATTCCATCGCGATCGAAATCTATCCCCTCGATCGAGAACCGTACGAATCTTTAATCGGGTCGGGGGCGGAGGCTCTTGTCGTTTATCAGGAAACATACGACCCGATCGTTTATGCGGAGAATCACTATCGCGGAATCAAAAAGAATATGCGCTACCGTCTCGAGGCTCCGGATCGGGGAGGAAAGGCGGGATTTCGACGTATCGGTCTCGGCGCGCTTCTCGGGCTTTCCGATCCTCTCGGAGAATTGTATAAACTCGGAGAACATGCAAAATATCTAATGAAAGAATACTGGAGAACGTCCTTCCAGGTTTCTCTTCCGAGAATGCGGCCTGCGGCCGGGAATTTCCAAAAAATCGTTCCGATCGGCGACAAGGACTTTGTGCGTTATCTGTTCGCGTTTCGGATTTCTTTTCCGGACGTTGGTCTCGTTCTATCCACAAGAGAATCGCAGAAACTCAGGGACCATCTTTGCGAATTAGGGATTACGCACATGTCCGTGGAATCCAAAACGGAGCCGGGAGGATATTCCGATTCCGGCGCGCTCAAACAATTTGAAATCGAGGACAACCGAACCATTCCCGAATTGGTGACCACGCTCAGAGCGCGCGGATTGGATCCCGTCTTTAAAGACTTCGATCGCGCGCTTTTGGAGTGA
- a CDS encoding DUF1564 domain-containing protein: protein MAGIYLDIDQKIQSVLVSSESNVETLLFQESYLNSLSTEQRKVLPKRILPLLRKYQKFLLSKRRINRNAQKTLYQRNVGKLVRLNMRVNTGIWAILGVIAAAHGVSRCFLVNYMIWLDDSGVGDSIEEKLNVGSPTFQNSYSYLWHLDLLNNRITKSLEFRPNPIWFLTSEDIPPRFGAK, encoded by the coding sequence ATGGCTGGCATTTATCTCGATATCGATCAGAAGATTCAATCCGTTTTGGTTTCATCCGAATCGAATGTGGAAACTCTCCTTTTCCAGGAAAGTTATCTCAATTCGCTAAGCACCGAACAACGAAAGGTTTTGCCGAAACGAATTCTTCCCTTGTTGCGTAAGTATCAAAAGTTCCTTCTTTCTAAACGGAGAATCAATCGAAATGCTCAGAAAACTTTATACCAAAGGAATGTCGGGAAATTAGTTCGTTTGAATATGAGAGTGAACACCGGAATTTGGGCAATCTTAGGTGTTATCGCCGCCGCTCATGGAGTGTCTCGATGTTTTTTAGTGAATTATATGATTTGGTTGGATGATTCCGGCGTCGGAGATTCTATCGAAGAAAAATTAAATGTGGGATCTCCCACCTTTCAAAACTCTTACAGTTACCTCTGGCACTTAGACCTACTTAACAATCGTATTACAAAAAGTCTTGAATTTCGGCCAAATCCGATTTGGTTCTTAACTTCGGAGGACATTCCGCCTCGATTTGGAGCAAAGTAA
- a CDS encoding Cys-rich protein — protein MKHLFLLILSFFLLAGSVSAQSATCNEVCGFYFGCVEQNAPRKLSADEKTKVKAGCLNSCKKHTAAVAACFENHKSQCKPFNDCIVNAYNSNKK, from the coding sequence TTGAAACATCTCTTTCTATTGATTCTTTCTTTCTTCCTTCTGGCAGGTTCCGTGTCAGCCCAATCCGCTACTTGTAACGAAGTTTGCGGTTTTTACTTTGGCTGTGTGGAGCAAAACGCTCCGAGAAAACTCAGCGCAGATGAAAAAACGAAAGTAAAAGCAGGTTGTTTGAATTCTTGTAAAAAACATACGGCGGCAGTCGCAGCTTGTTTCGAAAATCACAAGTCTCAGTGTAAACCGTTCAACGATTGTATCGTAAACGCATACAACTCGAATAAAAAATAA
- a CDS encoding thiazole synthase: MTSSSDMNFDPLVIAGKTFQSRLFLGTGKFSSGEAMHSAIIASETEVVTVALRRVDLEAPEDDILSRIDRNKILLLANTSGARNAEEAIRLARLARELGAGDWVKLEVTPDPVYLLPDPIETLKAAEILVKEGFKVLPYINADPILCKHLEEAGCATVMPLGSPIGSNLGIRTKANLEIIISQSKIPVVVDAGLGLPSHAAEAMELGADAVLVNTAIAIAKNPSAIARAFRLATEAGRLAKLYGGTGAKFKLEASASSPLTGFLNEEERDVHGSF; the protein is encoded by the coding sequence ATGACTTCTTCCTCCGACATGAACTTCGATCCGCTCGTCATCGCGGGCAAAACGTTTCAATCCAGACTCTTTCTTGGCACCGGAAAATTCTCTTCGGGTGAAGCGATGCATAGCGCGATCATCGCCTCCGAAACGGAAGTCGTGACCGTCGCGCTTAGACGAGTCGATCTGGAAGCTCCTGAGGACGATATTCTTTCCAGAATCGATCGAAACAAAATTCTCCTTTTAGCAAATACGAGCGGTGCGAGAAATGCGGAAGAGGCGATTCGACTTGCGAGGCTTGCGCGAGAACTCGGAGCCGGTGATTGGGTGAAACTCGAAGTTACCCCCGATCCGGTATATTTGTTACCCGATCCGATCGAAACTTTAAAGGCCGCCGAGATTCTCGTTAAAGAAGGATTTAAAGTTCTTCCTTACATCAACGCCGATCCGATACTTTGCAAACATTTGGAAGAAGCCGGTTGCGCAACAGTAATGCCGCTCGGTTCCCCGATCGGTTCCAATCTCGGAATCCGTACGAAAGCGAATCTTGAAATCATCATCTCTCAATCCAAAATTCCGGTCGTAGTCGACGCGGGACTCGGTCTTCCTTCCCACGCTGCGGAGGCGATGGAACTCGGTGCGGACGCCGTTCTCGTCAATACCGCAATCGCGATCGCAAAGAATCCATCCGCTATCGCAAGAGCGTTTCGACTCGCGACTGAAGCGGGACGCCTCGCAAAACTTTACGGCGGAACGGGCGCAAAATTCAAATTGGAGGCTTCGGCTTCCAGTCCTTTAACCGGTTTTTTAAACGAAGAAGAAAGAGATGTACACGGATCTTTTTGA
- a CDS encoding chromosome segregation SMC family protein — MYLKSLNIVGFKTFADETEILLDPGFTAVVGPNGSGKSNIVDAVKWVFGEKSAKGLRGDKMDDVIFHGSEARKPAGYAEVSVIFDNSSRLIKMDYPSVKMTRRLYMDGNNEYCINDSRVQRKDIEKLLMDTGIGKSSYSIMEQGKVDRILHSKPEERRLIFEEAAGISRFKLERQEALKRLDDTKQNLLRIHDIMNSMKKEMEVKEKQAEKAEAYFKLKAELDETDKIIRYLKFSTLTKKLKASEEELQGIKDKNQTLLDTISEETGRIEVLEKDKSEIEKRVSEIDKKLYDHLSQTKIQKEKIEKNKQIILEYEERISEMTETLNGEESSLSLLVIDLERIQKECAELEGEIELLQEEIQKLKDSKLVLEKQIEDENAAVVEKESKIASNDKAHNELREKLKEVIFELISQLESRKKEAIDTENRRKELKEFLLSKMSEYSREIAELRENWELSEKSKIASVLEKLNLGDVQSKLEEFVHLEDMIRNILFDRDGFLSRKETLDQQIEDLILDNENLTRSIKDSGLKIESLRENLEANKEQTVFLEKKVLELGSERNSRLEAAKAIGLRKEEIEKRIQNAKDSIQNVISKKQEFEREVSELEQQIESSYNEFLDMSRALESEKESLRNILKEIQNLKHDIQKNQDDFKNLIPVLTEKERTVSGLKVQIDSFTEELYNDYSISEQELVAEFQNRNLERTKEEVKLKRLKSDIQMLGSINPLSIEEYRSVKEIYEHHRVQKEDIEKSKADVEDVLNRINEESEKLFRETFEKIRENFQETFSTLFNGGRAMLELTENEDSLNAGIEIMAEPPGKHVQNLRLLSGGEKSMTAIALLFAIYMVKPSPFCFLDEIDAALDEANKLRFCQILDKFKDKSQFIVITHAQSTINRANSLFGVTNEEPGISRILSLKLDEAASIAEKVTEAAV, encoded by the coding sequence ATGTATTTAAAAAGTCTGAATATTGTTGGATTCAAAACGTTCGCGGACGAGACCGAAATTCTTCTCGATCCGGGATTTACCGCCGTTGTCGGACCGAATGGCAGCGGTAAGTCGAACATCGTTGACGCCGTAAAATGGGTCTTCGGTGAAAAGTCCGCGAAGGGACTTCGCGGAGACAAGATGGACGACGTGATCTTTCACGGTTCCGAAGCGCGCAAGCCCGCGGGTTATGCGGAAGTTTCCGTGATCTTCGATAATTCTTCCCGATTGATTAAGATGGATTATCCGTCCGTTAAGATGACTCGCCGTCTTTACATGGACGGCAACAACGAATACTGCATCAACGATTCCAGAGTTCAAAGAAAGGACATCGAAAAACTTCTGATGGATACGGGAATCGGTAAGTCTTCTTACTCGATCATGGAACAAGGAAAGGTCGACCGCATTCTTCATTCCAAGCCGGAAGAACGAAGACTGATCTTCGAAGAAGCCGCCGGAATTTCCAGATTCAAACTGGAACGTCAAGAGGCGTTGAAACGTCTGGACGACACGAAACAGAATCTTCTCCGCATCCACGACATCATGAATTCCATGAAGAAGGAAATGGAAGTCAAGGAAAAGCAGGCCGAAAAAGCCGAAGCCTATTTCAAACTCAAGGCGGAGTTGGACGAAACAGACAAAATCATTCGTTATCTGAAATTCTCCACTCTTACCAAAAAGCTGAAAGCTTCGGAAGAGGAACTGCAGGGCATCAAGGATAAGAATCAAACCTTGCTCGATACGATCAGCGAGGAAACCGGTCGGATCGAAGTGTTAGAAAAAGATAAATCGGAAATCGAAAAGCGCGTTTCCGAAATCGACAAGAAATTATACGATCATCTTTCCCAAACGAAGATTCAAAAAGAGAAGATCGAAAAGAACAAACAGATCATTCTCGAATACGAGGAAAGAATCTCCGAGATGACGGAAACTTTGAACGGAGAGGAATCTTCTTTGAGTTTGCTCGTCATCGATTTGGAAAGAATTCAGAAAGAATGCGCCGAACTCGAAGGAGAAATCGAACTTCTTCAGGAAGAGATCCAAAAGCTGAAGGATTCCAAGCTGGTTCTGGAAAAACAAATCGAAGACGAGAACGCGGCCGTTGTCGAAAAGGAATCCAAGATCGCTTCCAACGATAAGGCCCACAACGAACTTCGCGAAAAACTCAAAGAAGTCATCTTTGAGTTGATCAGCCAACTCGAATCCAGAAAGAAAGAAGCGATCGATACGGAAAATAGAAGAAAGGAATTGAAAGAGTTTCTTCTTTCTAAGATGTCCGAATATTCCCGCGAGATTGCGGAGCTACGGGAGAATTGGGAGCTTTCCGAAAAGTCCAAGATCGCTTCCGTTCTCGAAAAACTGAACTTAGGCGATGTTCAATCGAAATTAGAAGAGTTCGTTCACCTGGAAGATATGATCCGTAATATTCTTTTCGATCGGGACGGATTCTTATCCAGAAAAGAAACGTTGGATCAACAGATCGAAGACTTGATCTTGGATAACGAAAATCTTACAAGAAGCATTAAGGATTCCGGTTTAAAGATAGAATCCTTGCGCGAAAACCTGGAAGCCAACAAGGAACAAACCGTATTCTTAGAAAAAAAAGTTTTGGAACTCGGCTCCGAACGAAATTCAAGATTGGAAGCCGCAAAGGCGATCGGGCTCCGCAAGGAAGAAATCGAAAAGAGAATTCAAAACGCAAAAGATTCGATCCAGAACGTAATCTCCAAAAAGCAGGAATTTGAGCGAGAAGTCTCCGAACTCGAACAGCAGATCGAGTCGAGCTACAACGAATTCTTGGACATGAGCCGCGCTCTCGAATCCGAAAAGGAATCCTTGCGGAACATCTTAAAAGAGATTCAAAATCTCAAACACGATATTCAAAAGAATCAGGACGATTTTAAAAATCTGATTCCTGTGTTGACCGAAAAGGAAAGAACCGTTTCGGGTTTGAAAGTTCAGATCGATTCTTTTACGGAAGAATTGTACAACGATTATTCGATTTCGGAACAAGAACTCGTCGCGGAGTTTCAAAACCGCAATTTGGAACGAACCAAAGAAGAAGTCAAACTGAAGAGACTCAAGTCCGATATCCAAATGCTCGGTTCGATCAACCCTCTTTCCATCGAAGAATATAGAAGTGTGAAGGAGATCTACGAACACCATCGCGTTCAAAAAGAGGATATCGAAAAATCCAAAGCGGACGTGGAAGACGTTCTCAATCGAATCAACGAAGAATCGGAAAAATTATTCCGCGAAACTTTTGAGAAGATTCGCGAGAACTTTCAAGAAACGTTTTCCACCTTGTTCAACGGCGGACGTGCGATGTTGGAACTCACCGAGAACGAAGATAGTTTAAATGCCGGAATCGAAATTATGGCCGAGCCGCCGGGCAAACATGTTCAGAACTTGCGTTTATTGTCGGGCGGTGAAAAATCGATGACCGCGATCGCGCTTCTTTTTGCGATTTACATGGTGAAACCTTCTCCGTTTTGTTTTCTGGATGAGATCGACGCGGCGTTGGACGAGGCGAACAAACTTCGCTTTTGCCAAATTCTGGATAAGTTCAAGGATAAGTCCCAGTTTATCGTGATTACACACGCACAATCCACGATCAATCGCGCGAATTCTTTGTTCGGAGTGACGAACGAGGAACCGGGGATCTCGAGAATTCTCTCTTTGAAGCTGGATGAAGCCGCTTCGATCGCGGAGAAAGTCACCGAAGCGGCCGTTTAG
- the glnA gene encoding type I glutamate--ammonia ligase: protein MSRTPSEVIAYAKANNVLFYDFRFTDIKGAWHHVSYHTVAITEDSFKGLPFDGSSIPAWQPIDRSDMQLIPDTDAIFLDPFTADPTLVVFCDVFDIYKGALYEKCPRSIAKKALKYLESSGLADTAYFGPENEFFIFDNIKVRDAINVQYYEIDSSEGIWNSHTDFPGSTNTGHRPGTKGGYFPVAPVDSQVDLRAAIVKTLHQIGMETFVVHHEVAQGQGEIGVKFGTLIEAADNVQKLKYVVKMVAHNYGKTATFMPKPLYGDNGNGMHCHQSIWKNGVNLFAGKGYQNLSDTAMNYIGGVLSHAKACAAFTNASTNSYKRLLPGFEAPSILAYSAQNRSASCRIPFVNGDKARRVEFRFPDSSANPYLAFAAMLMAGIDGVQKKIDPGPPREEDLFELSLDEIREKGIQQMPHTLREAVEHMLLDRDFLKKGDVFTEEFIQTYKAYKFETEIWPWEGRPHPFEFLTTYSC from the coding sequence ATGTCCAGAACACCTAGTGAAGTTATCGCATACGCCAAGGCGAATAACGTTCTTTTCTACGATTTCCGTTTTACGGATATCAAAGGAGCTTGGCACCACGTGTCTTATCACACAGTTGCTATCACTGAAGATTCCTTTAAAGGTTTACCTTTTGACGGAAGCTCCATTCCAGCTTGGCAGCCGATCGACAGATCCGACATGCAATTGATTCCGGATACGGATGCGATCTTCTTAGATCCTTTTACTGCGGATCCTACTCTTGTGGTTTTCTGCGACGTATTCGACATCTACAAAGGCGCACTCTACGAAAAATGTCCTCGTTCCATCGCTAAGAAAGCTCTGAAATATCTCGAGTCTTCCGGTCTTGCGGACACCGCGTATTTCGGTCCTGAAAACGAATTCTTCATCTTTGACAACATCAAAGTAAGAGACGCGATCAACGTTCAATACTACGAAATCGATTCTTCGGAAGGGATTTGGAATTCTCATACGGATTTCCCCGGTTCTACAAACACCGGTCACCGTCCCGGAACCAAAGGCGGTTACTTTCCGGTAGCTCCTGTGGACTCTCAAGTGGATCTGAGAGCTGCGATCGTTAAGACTCTTCACCAGATCGGTATGGAAACTTTCGTGGTTCACCACGAGGTTGCGCAAGGCCAAGGTGAGATCGGTGTGAAATTCGGAACTCTGATCGAAGCCGCGGACAACGTTCAAAAACTGAAATACGTCGTGAAGATGGTCGCGCACAACTACGGTAAGACTGCGACTTTCATGCCGAAACCTCTTTACGGTGATAATGGAAACGGGATGCACTGCCACCAGTCCATCTGGAAAAACGGCGTGAACCTTTTCGCGGGAAAAGGATATCAAAACCTCAGCGACACCGCTATGAACTACATCGGCGGGGTTCTTTCTCACGCAAAAGCTTGTGCGGCTTTCACAAACGCTTCCACAAACTCTTACAAGAGACTTCTTCCCGGTTTCGAAGCTCCTTCTATCTTAGCGTATTCCGCTCAGAACCGTTCCGCTTCCTGCCGTATTCCTTTCGTTAACGGAGACAAAGCAAGAAGGGTAGAATTCCGTTTCCCTGATTCTTCCGCGAACCCGTATCTCGCTTTCGCGGCGATGCTGATGGCCGGTATCGACGGAGTTCAAAAGAAAATCGATCCGGGTCCACCTCGGGAAGAAGATCTTTTCGAACTTTCTCTGGATGAAATCCGCGAGAAGGGAATTCAGCAGATGCCTCACACTTTGAGAGAAGCGGTTGAGCACATGCTCCTCGACAGAGACTTCCTCAAAAAAGGAGACGTGTTCACGGAAGAATTCATTCAAACTTACAAAGCGTATAAGTTTGAAACTGAAATCTGGCCTTGGGAAGGAAGACCTCACCCGTTCGAATTCCTTACGACCTATTCCTGCTAA